One window of the Amycolatopsis mediterranei genome contains the following:
- a CDS encoding NUDIX hydrolase: MAVLPLRDRAGNVLLAVRPLAERELPSLPAALVVAVHAGAVLMMLDRRRRQWELPGGVREPGETCREAAVRELAEETGIHGVALTFAAVAEFALAEPARRESLAVYRTELATAPRLTLSDEGLGFRWWPPGDPVDADMSPLDAELAARVATT; encoded by the coding sequence AACGTGCTGCTCGCCGTGCGCCCGCTCGCGGAACGGGAGCTGCCGTCGCTGCCCGCGGCTCTGGTGGTGGCCGTCCACGCCGGCGCCGTCCTCATGATGCTCGACCGGCGTCGACGGCAATGGGAATTGCCCGGCGGCGTGCGCGAGCCCGGCGAAACGTGCCGCGAAGCCGCGGTGCGCGAACTGGCCGAGGAAACCGGCATCCACGGGGTGGCGCTGACCTTCGCCGCGGTGGCCGAGTTCGCCTTGGCCGAGCCCGCGCGCCGGGAATCCCTCGCCGTCTACCGGACCGAGCTCGCCACCGCGCCCCGGCTGACCCTCAGTGACGAAGGGCTCGGCTTCCGCTGGTGGCCGCCCGGCGACCCCGTCGACGCGGACATGAGCCCGCTGGACGCGGAACTGGCGGCCCGGGTGGCCACGACGTGA